A single window of Bufo bufo chromosome 10, aBufBuf1.1, whole genome shotgun sequence DNA harbors:
- the TMEM258 gene encoding transmembrane protein 258, with the protein MELEAMSRYTSPVNPAVFPHLTVVLLAIGMFFTAWFFVYEVTSTKYTRDIYKELLISLVASLFMGFGVLFLLLWVGIYV; encoded by the exons GAGCTAGAAGCAATGAGCAGATATACCAGCCCGGTCAATCCGGCTGTGTTTCCGCACCTCACAGTTGTACTCCTGGCAATCGGCATGTTTTTCACAGCTTGGTTCTTCGT CTATGAGGTGACGTCCACAAAATACACAAGGGACATATACAAGGAGCtccttatttcattggtggcctcgCTCTTCATGGGTTTCGGGGTATTGTTTCTTCTCTTGTGGGTCGGGATCTATGTGTGA